The DNA window TCCTGGCGATCGAGTTCCGCCAGCAGCCGGCCGACCTGCGCGTCGACAAACGAAATGCCTGCGTAGTAGGCCCGCAGGAATTCGCGCTGGTCCGTGGCCGTGAATTCGGCGAACACCTGTCGCATCGGACCGGCCGGCAGCGCCAGCTCGGGCATGCGTGCGTCGGGCGCAAGCGCCGGCGGCAGCGGCAGCCGCTCTAGAGCGTAGCGATCGAAATAGGCCCGTGGACTCTGAAACGGATCGTGCGGCCGGTAAAAGCCGACCGCCAGAAAAAATGGCCGCTCGTCGCGGTTCTCGAGCAGGCGGATCGCTTCGGCCGCGAGTTGGCCGTCGGCTTGATCCTGGTCGGTCCCTGCGGCGGCGTTCCAGCGGCACCAGCGCACGCGGCCGCCCGACATGTCGCGCTGCTCGCCGCGATTGCCGGTTTCGGTTGCCTGGCCGTAGAAGGTGTGGTCCCAAGAAGCAGGGTCATCACGCTCAGGTCGCACGTCGTCGGGCGAAAGACCGCGATGAAACACCTTGCCCAGTCCGGCGGTGAAGTACCCGTGCTGCCGAAACAACTGCGGCAGCGTCACGACGTCCGGCAGGTTGCGTCGAAATTGCGTTTCGTTGTCCCAAACGCCGGTCGTGGTGGGCCGCAGGCCCGTCAAGAACGAAGCCCGGCTCGGGTTACAGACGGTGTACTGCACATAGGCCCGATCGAAGCGCACCCCGCGGGCGGCCAGGCGATCGAGATGGGGCGTCTGCGCGATCGTGTGACCGTAGCAGCCCAGATCGCAATTCATATCGTCGGCGATCAGCAACAGGACGTTCGGGCGTCGCGGCGCCGGGTTGCCGGCTGCGGACTGCACGACCAACACGGCCAGCAGCGCGACGGCCGGCGTCACGACCGGCCGCGGGCTTTTCACAGTACGCTTGGGCGCAAACATCGGCAGTCCTTTCCCAGATAAAATTCTTGCCCCAGCAGAATTTGCCGCCCGCATCGACGCAACCACGAGCGCCCCAAGGGGATGCCCAAAAAACCCATCAGCTTTTGTTGATCTGTTCTGGCAATCGCCCTGCGCGGGCCGTTATACTTCGAGGCGGTAGCTGCTCGCGGCAGAGGCCTTAGGGCTTGTCGGGCAGGCAGGACGCGTTTGCCCGATGGTTGCCGCAGCCCCCGCAGAGGAGTGCTCGCCATGCTTACCATCCCCGGTCGTCCTTCACGCTTCTGCGACGGCATTACCCGGCGCGGTTTTCTACAGATCGGCGGGCTCGCCATGGGCGGGCTGTCGATGCCGGAGCTGTTGCAGGCCGAGCAGGTGAGCCGCGGACGGCTGGGTCATAAGGCCGTGATCATGGTCTTTCTGCCGGGAGGGCCCCCCCATCAAGACATGTGGGACCTGAAACCCGACGCCCCGGCCGAGATTCGCGGCGAGTTCAACCCGATTTCGACCAGCGTGTCGGGGATCGAGATTTGCGAACTGTTTCCGCGCATTGCCCAGCGGATGGACAAGTTCGCCATCATCCGGTCGCTCTACGGCTGCGATGGTGATCACGCCTCTTACCAATGTCACAGCGGCTGGCCTGCCCGCGGTCCGCAGCCCGCCGGCGGTCATCCGTGCGTGGGCGCGGTCGCCTCGAAACTGCTGGGACCCGTCGATCGCGCGGTGCCGCCGTTCGTCGGCTTGGCGCCGCGGATGGGTCATATGCCCTGGGCCAATGCCGGCGAGCCGGGGTTCCTGGGCCCCGCGCACGGGCCGTTCAAGCCCGACGGCGAGGGACGGGGAAACATGCTCCTGAACGGCGTCTCGGTCGATCGGCTGAACGATCGCAAGGCCGTGCGGATGGCGCTCGATCGGTTCCGCAGCGAGGTCGATGCCCGGGGGATGATGGAAGGCCTCGATGCGTTCACGCAGCGGGCCTTCGACGTGCTCACCAGCAGCAAGCTGCTCGAGGCGCTCGATATCGAGCGCGAAGACCCGGCGCTGCGCGAGCGCTACGGCCGGGGCATCAACGAAAACAAGGACGACGGCGGCCCGCGAACCCTCGATCAATTCCTCGTCGCGCGTCGCCTGGTATCGGCCGGAGTGCGCTGCGTGACCCTGGCCTTCAGCCGTTGGGACTGGCACGGGGGCAACTTTGCCCAGGGCCGGACCGAGATGCCGATGCTCGATCAGGCCCTGACGGCCTTGGTCGACGACCTGGAAGAGCGCGGCATGCTCGACGACGTGTCGATCGTCGTGTGGGGCGAATTCGGCCGCACGCCGCGGATTAACAAAGACGCGGGCCGCGACCACTGGCCGGCCGTCTCGTGCGCGCTGTTGGCCGGCGGCGGCATGCGGACCGGGCAGGTGATCGGCTCGACGAACCGCCTGGGCGAAGTGCCGAAGGACCGGCCCGTCCACATACAGGAAGTGTTGGCGACGCTCTACCACACGATCGGCATCGACACGCTCAATACGGCGATTGTCGACCGCGCCGGACGCCCGACGTTCTTGGTCGACCGCCACGAACCGATCCGCGAACTGGTCGGCTAATTTGCCGCCAGGCGTAAGCCGCAATCGGCCTCTTCAAGGCCCGCGGTCGGATTGCTTAGAGTCTCGCGTCGATGTTGCCGGTGGAAAGTGCTGCCCGCGCTCAGGCAGCGCTCGCAGCCACTTGCGGTGTGCGCGGCTGCGATTGGTCGGCGTTGCTCGCCGATTGACTCATCAACTGGGCGATCCGTGCGACGTCGGCCGGCGAGCACGTGCAGAACAATCGCAGCGGCACGGAAGAGTAGAGCCCACGGCGACTGATCACGAGCACGTCGCGTCCGCTGTCGAACTTCCAGCGATAGTTGAAGATGTCGTTCCAGGTGCACACCTCGTTGTGCCAGCGGAGCCCGCGGCCGTAGAACTGCAGGTTTCCGCCGCGCAGCCTTAGTGCCGCCAGGCAGCACGTACGGCTAATGATCAATCCGGCAGCGAACTCTGCCAGGTAAAAGGGCTCCTTCGGAAGGGCGACGAGTAAGATCACGGACAGTACGATACCCAGCAGTCCCCAAAACATCGCGAGTGCAGCGCCGATCTTGTGCAGGATGGGTGTCGCGTACCCCGACGACCAGGGCATGAAAATTGCGGTCATCAAAGCGCCCAGTTCCCCGGTCCGTTTACGTGCCGCCCACCAACGATAGATTCGATAAACGAATTCGACGTAGATGCAGAGCAACAGCAGCAGGTTGTTGATGCGTATGAATTGTTCGAATGTCGGCGACATGGAGCGTCTGCCTCGCGCAATGCGCACATCCCTGGGGCGGTGCAGCGCCGCCAGTATACGGGCGGATCGTGCCGGGTATCAAAACTTCGCCGAGCGCCTGTTTGCAGAAGTGCCCGGCCGGGTCGCGAACTAGCGTTGCGATCCTGTCGCCTCGCTCGACTCGAGCATCGCGGCAATCGCTTCGCGCGTGACGGGGCGAATGACGCCGCGCTCGCAGATGATGGCGGCGATCAGCCGGGCCGGTGTCACGTCGAACGCCGGGTTGTAGACCTGGATGCCCTCGGGAGCGGTCTGCCGGCCGAAACCGTGGGTAATCTCACGGTGGTCGCGTTGCTCGATCGGGATCTCGTCGCCGGTCGCGATCGAAAGGTCGAACGTGCTCGACGGGGCCGCGATGTAAAAGGGAATGTTGTGCGCGGCGGCGAGCACCGCGACGCCGTAGGTGCCGATCTTGTTCGCCGAGTCGCCGTTGGCCGCGATGCGGTCGGCGCCGGTCACGACCGCCTGTACGCGCCCCTCGCGCATCACTTGCGCCGCCATGTTGTCGCAGATTAAGGTGGCGTCGATGCCGCGCTGCTGCAGTTCCCAGGCGGTGAGCCGCGCGCCTTGCAAGAGCGGCCGCGTTTCGTCGACGAACACGTGCAACGTCTTGCCCTGCTCGTGCGCCGCGAAAAACACGGCCAGCGCCGTGCCGTAGTCGGCCGTCGCCAGGCCGCCGGCGTTGCAGTGCGTGAGCACGCCCTGCCCTGTGGCCAGCAGCTCGGCGCCGTGCCGGCCGATGGCCCGGCACATCTGCCGATCTTCCTCGTGGATCGCCCGGGCCTCGTCGAGCAGCGCGGCGGCGATCGCCTCGGGCTCGGCCCGGCCGCGCATCGATACGGCCTTGCGCCGCATGCGCTCCAGTGCCCAAAACAGGTTCACGGCCGTGGGCCGGCTCGAGGCGAGATAGTCCTCGACCTCGTGCAACCGGGCGAAGAAAGCGGCTTCGCCCTGCCCTGCGACGGTCTGCAGGCCCAGGCACACGCCGTACGCCGCGGCGATGCCGATGGCCGGCGCCCCGCGCACGCGCAATGATTTGATCGCTTCCCACACCGTGGCGACGTCGCGGCAGGGGATTTCGGTCAACTGCATCGGGAGCAAGGTCTGATCGATCAGCGCGAGATGGCCGTCGAGCCCGTCAACCCAACGCAGCGTGGTGAAAGCCGCTGGTGCCATGCAACAGAGTTCCGTGTGAGTGACTGGTCGTGTCGAGGCGCGGCTCATCCTAGCCGACGTTGCACGGCTGCCAAAGTGCGCCGCTGCCGCGGTCTCGGCTAGAGCGTCGCGCGCGGCTCGACGAGCTGAAACTCGCGCTTCGCGTCGCGCGCCAGTCGCGCGGCCACGACGTCCGGATCGTGCTCGAAGACGACCAGCCAGCCTTCGTCGGCGGCGCGTCCCAGCCACTGCGGCTTCAAGCGACGCGTCTCGAGGACCTCGACGTCGAACGCCATGCACCACAGATGCCGCAGATGATGCGACTGCGGACAGAGGTCGGCCGGGTAGAACAGCGTCTCGCCGCCGGCAGCGATCACCAGCGACTGATGACCCCGCGTATGTCCCGGCGTTGGCACCAGGCGCACTCCCGGGGCAAGCTCGCTGGCCCCCTCGACGATCTCGAGGCAACCGGCCGTACGCAGCGGCAGGAAATTGTCGGTCGGGTAAGCGGCCTGCAACTCGGGCAGTTGGGCCACCGCGTCGGCCCATTCGCGCCGCGAGACGACATACTTGGCCCTGGGAAACGTGGGCTGCAATCGACCGTCGGCGGTGCGTTGGGTCGCTCCGCCGGCGTGGTCGAAATGCAAATGGGTCAGGACGACGGTGTCGACCTGTTCGGGGGCGACGTCGATCGCCTGCAGGCTGTCCAGCAGAGGTTCGCCGGGCGCAATGGCATAGATCGCGCATTCGCGGGGTGAGTTTTTGGCGCCGTACCCGGTGTCGACCAGGATCGTCCGTTGCCCGTTGCGCAACAGCAGGCAATTGGCCGCCATCCGAATGCGATTGCGGTCATCGGGCGGTTGGAGGGGTTCCCAAAGCGGCTTCGGGACGACGCCGAACATGGCTCCGCCATCGAGGCGAAAATGCCCTCCGCTGACCAAATCGATCCGCCAATCTCCGAGTAGCAACGCCTGCTCTCCTTGTTCCCCAGCGATCGTCCGCGCGGCGCCGCACACACCGTTGAGTGGGCCGACCAGCAGCGGCGGCCGGCCCCGGCTTGCTCGACACCCCGGTTTGCTTGACGCCACTGTCGGGCGCAAACATAATCCGCGCCAGTCATTCTAGCGTGCAGACCGAGCGCTCCAGGGGGGATCGCCGGGGCCACGGAACAGCCTCGGTGCCGGCGTAGCGGCCTTTCGCGTACGAAATACTCTCCACTTGCTTCGCGGCTCAGGGATGTGCGCGGAGTCCTGCCAACGGTCTGCGAGGTGCCAGGTGATCAGGTTCGGCCAAGCAAAGCGTTTGACCATGCGCGGCGGACGCCGCGCCGGCGGCAGGCTTCGCAGCACGGCCGGCGACCACGGGGCCTACGTCACGCAGCTGGCGTGCGAGGCGCTCGAAAGCCGGCAACTCTTGACCGCGCTCGACGATTACGTCGCGGCGTTCGATCCGAACTATCACTATTCGCTGGTCGCGACCACGCCGGGGCCGAATTTTACGCACTACCTCATCGACATGACGTCGCAGCAATGGCGCACGGCCCAAGAGGTCGACAAGCCCATCTGGCAGCACTGGGTCGAGATCGTCGTACCCACCACGGCCCTCCCGGGTACGGCGGTGCTCGTCGTCAGCGGCGGCAACAACGATCACACCACGCCGCCGCCCGTCACGCCCGAGCTGGTCCAAGCCGCGCTGGCCGCCAACATGGTGTTGGTGCACGTGCCGACGATTCCCAGCGAGCCGTTGCAGTTCGCCGACGAGAATTTCACCCGGAGCGAAGACGCGATCATCGCGTATACCTTCGACAAGTTTATCGACACGGGCGACCCGACGTGGCCGGCCCTGCTGCCGATGGTCAAATCGGCGGTGCGCGGCATGGACACCGCGCAAGACTTTCTCTCGCACCTGCCGATCCCGCGGCCGATCAACGACTTTATCGTGACCGGTGCCTCGAAGCGCGGGTGGACCACCTGGCTGACGGCCGCCGTCGACGAGCGCGTGCGGGCCATCGTGCCGGTCGTGTTCGATGCGCTGAACCTCGACGAGCAATTTGTGCACCAGATTTCCGTCTACGGCGAGCTGGGGCCGGCGCTTGACGATTACGTGGCGGCCGACATTCCCGGCAGGGCGTTCACGCCGCGCGGGCAGGAATTGCTGTCGATCGTCGATCCGTACGAGTATCGCGACCGGCTGACGCTGCCGAAGCTGGGGATCAACTCGACGGGCGACGAATTCTTCGTCGTCGATTCGGCCCAATTCTACTTCCACGATCTGGTCGGCGACTCGTACTTGCGCTATTTCCCCAATACGGGCCACGGGCTCAACCTGCCCGGCGGCACCGTTGCCGCGGTGACCGAGGCGCTGGTGCCGTTTGTCACGTCGACGATTCTCGGGACGCCGCGACCGCAGTTCACGTGGACCGTCCAGGCCGACGATTCGATCCTGGCTCTGGTCAGCACCCCGCCGCTGGAAGTGCGGCTCTGGCAGGCCACGGACGTCGATGGGCGCGACTTCCGCGCCAGTCAACCTAATCCACCGTTCTGGACCATGAGCGTGGTCTCGCCGATCGGGCTGGGGACGTATTTGGGCAGCGTCCAACCGCCGCCAGGCGGCGGCACGGCGTTCTTCCTCGAGTTCGTGTTTCCCAATCTGCCAGGCCTGCCGAATTACGTGTTCGATACGGAGATCCACGTCAAGACGGCGCCGGCGGCCGGCAACCAGACGCCGAAGGCCGGCGACGATCGCGCCGCGACGGCGATCAACCAGCCGATCGACATCAACATCCTGGCCAACGATACCGACGACGGGCCCCTGGGAGCGTCGTCGTTCATTCCCGTTTCGGGTCCCTATCATGGGACGTTTGCCGACGTCGGCGGGTTGCTGCGCTATACGCCGCAGGCCGGCTACTCGGGCGGCGATACGTTCGAATATCGCCTGCGCGATGCCGAGGGAGCTCTGTCGAACGTCGCGTCGGTGCAGATCCGCGTCGGCGGTGCCGTCGCGTTCTCGGGTCAGGTGTTTGTCGACGCCAACGGCAATAACGCGTTCGATCTGGGCGAAGTTGGCATTCCCGGGGCGCGCGTGCACATCACCGGCCAGTCCTGGCCGTTGGCCGTGGATCGGGTCGTGGTCACCGACGGAAACGGCAATTACTCGCTGACCGAAGCCGACGTCCCCAACTTGCTGCTGCCGGCAGGCACCTACAGCGTGACCGAAATCCAACCGGCCGCGTTCCACCAGGGAACCACCGGCACCGGGTATCGGATCGGCCCAGGAAACGAAATCCTGAGTACCTTGCCGGGTGCCGACGACCGTTTTGGCCCGTA is part of the Pirellulales bacterium genome and encodes:
- a CDS encoding sulfatase; translation: MFAPKRTVKSPRPVVTPAVALLAVLVVQSAAGNPAPRRPNVLLLIADDMNCDLGCYGHTIAQTPHLDRLAARGVRFDRAYVQYTVCNPSRASFLTGLRPTTTGVWDNETQFRRNLPDVVTLPQLFRQHGYFTAGLGKVFHRGLSPDDVRPERDDPASWDHTFYGQATETGNRGEQRDMSGGRVRWCRWNAAAGTDQDQADGQLAAEAIRLLENRDERPFFLAVGFYRPHDPFQSPRAYFDRYALERLPLPPALAPDARMPELALPAGPMRQVFAEFTATDQREFLRAYYAGISFVDAQVGRLLAELDRQDLWDHTIVVLIGDHGYELGARGWWNKNTLFERSCRAPLIVWAPGAAGNGQSTQAITEFIDLYPTLADLCGIAGPAQLEGRSLRPVLDRPELPGKDFALTTIRRGPQVWGQSLRTREWRYTEWDQGRQGRELYGHDDDPGETRNVASEARFGDRVEALHQLLLSTAQPGDLAGAKSHETK
- a CDS encoding MBL fold metallo-hydrolase, coding for MLLGDWRIDLVSGGHFRLDGGAMFGVVPKPLWEPLQPPDDRNRIRMAANCLLLRNGQRTILVDTGYGAKNSPRECAIYAIAPGEPLLDSLQAIDVAPEQVDTVVLTHLHFDHAGGATQRTADGRLQPTFPRAKYVVSRREWADAVAQLPELQAAYPTDNFLPLRTAGCLEIVEGASELAPGVRLVPTPGHTRGHQSLVIAAGGETLFYPADLCPQSHHLRHLWCMAFDVEVLETRRLKPQWLGRAADEGWLVVFEHDPDVVAARLARDAKREFQLVEPRATL
- the mtnA gene encoding S-methyl-5-thioribose-1-phosphate isomerase is translated as MAPAAFTTLRWVDGLDGHLALIDQTLLPMQLTEIPCRDVATVWEAIKSLRVRGAPAIGIAAAYGVCLGLQTVAGQGEAAFFARLHEVEDYLASSRPTAVNLFWALERMRRKAVSMRGRAEPEAIAAALLDEARAIHEEDRQMCRAIGRHGAELLATGQGVLTHCNAGGLATADYGTALAVFFAAHEQGKTLHVFVDETRPLLQGARLTAWELQQRGIDATLICDNMAAQVMREGRVQAVVTGADRIAANGDSANKIGTYGVAVLAAAHNIPFYIAAPSSTFDLSIATGDEIPIEQRDHREITHGFGRQTAPEGIQVYNPAFDVTPARLIAAIICERGVIRPVTREAIAAMLESSEATGSQR
- a CDS encoding DUF1501 domain-containing protein, whose amino-acid sequence is MLTIPGRPSRFCDGITRRGFLQIGGLAMGGLSMPELLQAEQVSRGRLGHKAVIMVFLPGGPPHQDMWDLKPDAPAEIRGEFNPISTSVSGIEICELFPRIAQRMDKFAIIRSLYGCDGDHASYQCHSGWPARGPQPAGGHPCVGAVASKLLGPVDRAVPPFVGLAPRMGHMPWANAGEPGFLGPAHGPFKPDGEGRGNMLLNGVSVDRLNDRKAVRMALDRFRSEVDARGMMEGLDAFTQRAFDVLTSSKLLEALDIEREDPALRERYGRGINENKDDGGPRTLDQFLVARRLVSAGVRCVTLAFSRWDWHGGNFAQGRTEMPMLDQALTALVDDLEERGMLDDVSIVVWGEFGRTPRINKDAGRDHWPAVSCALLAGGGMRTGQVIGSTNRLGEVPKDRPVHIQEVLATLYHTIGIDTLNTAIVDRAGRPTFLVDRHEPIRELVG